The following nucleotide sequence is from Acyrthosiphon pisum isolate AL4f chromosome A2, pea_aphid_22Mar2018_4r6ur, whole genome shotgun sequence.
cacattttaaaatattgaacattttattcgtgataatattacaaattattctgATTACGTCtaagatttttatttacctattcaaAAATTTGACTTTTCGAACTATTTttctgtaaaaatgtatattgttatccTTAAACTCTAAGCATATATTAATGAATGAAAACGaatgagttaaaaaataaaatgcatataaaatgtaaaatgtaaataaaatatgtatctccaaaatataggtacatataaaaaacaatttacataaaaataacttaacttaaaaacTAGATTACTAAAGTTCCTTGTTGTTTTGATTTACAATTAGTAACTTTCTTCAAGAGGTATATCTTTTTGTTTTGGCTGCTTTTTTTTTGATCGTCCAAAACATCCAGTAGTAAAACATGTATCACCTTTCCCAAATTCTTCACCGTCCTCCATGGTTTGTGGCATTACTGTATTAAGGGTCTCTGGAAGTAGAGTACTCAATATCCCAGACAAAAGGGTCACTAGAGCAAACGTTATTGCAGGGGCTCTTATGTCATATACATCCTATAAATTgttactatagtattatttactatacaattataaagttagtaaaattgtttatattaaatgtatcaattttaaacattaaaatatgtattttaactaACCAATAGGGTAACCAAAGGAGTAAAACCACCGGCTAAACGCGCGAACATGCTTCCAAGTCCAATAGCGGTGTTTCGGACCACAGTGGGGAAACGTTCTAcagtataattgtaaataatagcaAAAGCTCCTGCTATGCAAAACTTTCCAAGGAACACAATACCAGTAGATATTGACTGTGATAATGGATCTAAagtagcatatttttttttttaatattgatattatacagaaattaattgataaaataaatttacccgAAGGGAAAAATGCAGAAACAAGCAGAGCAGTTCCTCCGACAATCATCATTGAACTGCTAAGAAATCGTCTACCCACACGATCCATTGATAATGTTACAAATACATAACTAGGCATTTCCACAGCTGCCATCACAAAAAGCATAAAATATGGGTTCCCCGGTAGATTTCCTGTTCGGAGCGAAATACCATAGTATCCAAAACTAGCAGCAAACCTAAAATgttaccaaataaaaataattatgtttatatgagATAATGAGAAtgataatttgtaaatgttaaGAATAGGTAGTTTTTTTCACAGGCAAGTATTTAGTATCTACCAACTACCCAGTAGCGAAACTAGGGGGACTATGGGCGGCTCAGTCCCCCAAAATATTCCTcattgatttagatataatccgtctataagttactttaaattaattgtttttgttaggTGGGCTGTTGTAGCCAccagaattttaaccctagttataaaagtaccaaaaaaaatctattaacatATGTTACACATGATGATTAGCTAACACATGTGCTAtctgcttatataatattatgtatatatgcatatgatgtatataatttatatttattatattatagtgactttACCAATAAAGACAAACATTGATCGTATTATTTCTCAGGTTTGGTGTCTTGAACAAATCCAATATCGAATACGATCGATTTTGATTGTTTTCTATGACGGGTTCGTCattatttaatgacaacatttgttctttttctaataatattggcattgttttattattggttttcagtgctttttgtataattttaattgcttCTTCTTTCCTTCCTTGGCCCCACAACCATCTTGGAGACTCGTCAAttaacctaaaatatatttaaatagattgatgtacttatatataaaagcgCACCTATATTGGATATTATCCACGGTAAACAGTGGcatatttagacatttttcgTGGAGGTCCAGCTAATTTTCATGTGCAAAAAAATACCTTCTTTTCAAACAGTGAAAATAGAATATCAATGAACATTAGTCAGCAGCTTATTGGACTCACTTTTGACCGGACCATTTGAGTCCAAAGTCAATAGAGCCAAagatcctaaaaaaaaatgtacatgacGTGTTCGCAGGTAATGGTCGGAAATTTAAGTTCAATATCATCCGCATTGGACACACGAGATGGAGGATACTGGCTGACAAGAGATAGTCACTCTGAATGAATCCACAATCGTGTGTATATTCGTGGTCTGCTTCTTCCTGTTCGCCATGTGGATTAGCGAACGCAATGTTTCCGTGTTTCTTCCATCAGTGAAATCTGCAACTTGTTGCCTCAAAATCATTTTGACCATTTTCTTCGTGAAATCCTCGGCTCTGAACAGTGGTCCTATAACTTTGACTAACTGTCAAATGACCCTATTAACCGATGTAGTGAATTgaatagacaattttttttgtgtgtgttgtTATGCGTACAAATTGGGACCAGACCATTCGAGTCCAATAGGTGAATGAGCCAATTAACCGCGAGTCCAATAAGTAGTGCGTAGCGACTACTGTATTACGTTTATGGTTTATCATAgtatatcatacctatatatatatatatttagtttcaGAATTGcatatagataataacatttaagtatattttttcctttgatttataattttatcgaaGGTATAAACCACAATTAAAGTTTCACTGGGTCCActgcaataatatcatactgtgtcaatataaattcaatgtatagtacctattaaaatatattctatacagtTCGAATAAGTATATAGACTAactttattactaataaataatattataatattgttttttttctatcttcGTAACGAAGACTGAACATTGTTTaccatgaattaattttataattattgttttcagcCTTATTGtgcataaaaataatcaatttaagttAGGTACTTACCAGAAATGAGGAATTAGCATTAAACTATGTAATCCATATATAATTTGTAGTAAAAAGGTGTCTCTGACGAAATATCCCCACGCTGCTACGGCCATAATACCAGAAGCAAATGTTGTTTGAAATAGAATTCCACACATTGAACGTTTTGAGGGTCCTACTAACTCCatagctatataaataaatataacaaacgtgagttaaataaattgaatgtgTCGAGTTTATTaacgaaaatttattttgggtaACACATTACACATACTTAAAACAAATCCAGAAATGTAAGACCCCGATGAACCGAAAATTCCATATACATATGTGGTAGCTATAAATATCCAATAGTTATTAAGAAATGCTACTCCGACACTAAGAAACAATTGTGCTACAGCTGAAATGCAGAAAATCTTTTTACGGCCAAATCTGTTAAAATAAgacaattcaaattattatatgcatcGTGTCTTTTAAtccatatttgtaattatttgaagtcataatattatgagataatatcaatgtttataaagtttaaatgtaCTCAAGAGTTGAAGAGTCTAGACtcaacacatattaatattatattattattattattattatgatagtatgTGGCTTAACTAGGAATCTATATCTAGTCCAATTAGACAATTATTGCACATTGGATTGAATATCATAATCGTTAAGgcttaaattgaatataaatataaaatatgtcactgaaaatgtttaaagtgATAGGTTCAtgatatttaggtaggtacatatgtaTCTACTAAATCGTACGATAATTGGACGGTTTTTAAGAGAAAGGGCTTAAGtcaattttgaacattttcagtttatacattaaaaaatctgtGTGAAATTTCAAGCCGCGTTGAATGGTACCACTGTAGATGCCATGTGAGATTTGGTTTACGAGATAAAATAGAATGCGTATGGTAATAAGtcgttatacagaattttttttcatgagaAAAGGCCTAAGTcactagttataacttattttaatgacaaaggGCATAAGCCTTTTAAAATTACATGCAATAGGTCTAAAGTCATGATGCGAAAGGGCATAagtcttataaaattacatacactAGGtcttaattcattataatttgaagaaaataaataaaaactaaaatatatttaatagtaaaataacaaaacacttatcaaacatgattatgaatacaaaatttaaaaacattaaaaatttacaaagttataatgttttttgtgtCTCCTGAAAAGTATCAATTTTCGACTTAAGCCCTTTCTCTTAAAAACCGTCCAATTACACTACATTGGGTACtatatagcattgattatataatacacgcaatatataattaatggcACTATAAgtatacatgataaataataacattatacagtTGAAtctaataatagataataatgaaaaaaaatgtttactaataAATTTTAGTCAAACAATaagtttgtattattaaatgtaattggCTCAGACATTAAATATggtgattttataaatttttatttaacactaCCTGcagactacctataatataatatctacaataacgttatagatataatatttattttacgaatatttctattttctataaaacatattttcttcGAATGTTCTTTTTAAAGGCTTTTTAAAGATTTACGGGAAAGAAATAAAatgccatatattattatacctaaatattatattataatgtggctATCTGTCGTATACAGTACAATACAATGCATTAAGCATTGGGTATGAGGTATTAGTTAGAGGTAGGTTAGACCATAatacctacccagtacccataatgtctgtataatttatagcataTGGGGGACGTAGTGgctgagcggactaaggcgtcggttgtgaCGCGCACCGACGCCAGTTTGATCCCGGccacgggtggcatttttcttcgggcagtcacggtgtccggagagaaacGCCGCCaacccccacccgggcatggcagatacctacgggtgcccactagaaAATTCggccaaaaacaaaaatgtgttccTCCAACCGTTCCCCATCGTACCAAAAACCCTACAGCTAATGGCCTCAGTTACCAGGctt
It contains:
- the LOC100169258 gene encoding organic cation transporter protein isoform X2; its protein translation is MSAFTAGLHMMALVTVAAVPEYNCLIPETESESNITNWIVAPKFNNDSCQAIISYNKTINCEKWSFNETYYGSTRATQWNMICDNRWMGSLAQMSYMFGVFTGAVVLGSLADKFGRKKIFCISAVAQLFLSVGVAFLNNYWIFIATTYVYGIFGSSGSYISGFVLTMELVGPSKRSMCGILFQTTFASGIMAVAAWGYFVRDTFLLQIIYGLHSLMLIPHFWLIDESPRWLWGQGRKEEAIKIIQKALKTNNKTMPILLEKEQMLSLNNDEPVIENNQNRSYSILDLFKTPNLRNNTINVCLYWFAASFGYYGISLRTGNLPGNPYFMLFVMAAVEMPSYVFVTLSMDRVGRRFLSSSMMIVGGTALLVSAFFPSDPLSQSISTGIVFLGKFCIAGAFAIIYNYTVERFPTVVRNTAIGLGSMFARLAGGFTPLVTLLDVYDIRAPAITFALVTLLSGILSTLLPETLNTVMPQTMEDGEEFGKGDTCFTTGCFGRSKKKQPKQKDIPLEESY
- the LOC100169258 gene encoding organic cation transporter protein isoform X1 translates to MEKSTSIDFYMDNLGDFGKYQLRQFLLNLMSAFTAGLHMMALVTVAAVPEYNCLIPETESESNITNWIVAPKFNNDSCQAIISYNKTINCEKWSFNETYYGSTRATQWNMICDNRWMGSLAQMSYMFGVFTGAVVLGSLADKFGRKKIFCISAVAQLFLSVGVAFLNNYWIFIATTYVYGIFGSSGSYISGFVLTMELVGPSKRSMCGILFQTTFASGIMAVAAWGYFVRDTFLLQIIYGLHSLMLIPHFWLIDESPRWLWGQGRKEEAIKIIQKALKTNNKTMPILLEKEQMLSLNNDEPVIENNQNRSYSILDLFKTPNLRNNTINVCLYWFAASFGYYGISLRTGNLPGNPYFMLFVMAAVEMPSYVFVTLSMDRVGRRFLSSSMMIVGGTALLVSAFFPSDPLSQSISTGIVFLGKFCIAGAFAIIYNYTVERFPTVVRNTAIGLGSMFARLAGGFTPLVTLLDVYDIRAPAITFALVTLLSGILSTLLPETLNTVMPQTMEDGEEFGKGDTCFTTGCFGRSKKKQPKQKDIPLEESY